The sequence CGTCCCGCCGGCGTCACCAGGAGCGCACGAGTCCCGCGAAGCCGGCGCACCCAGCCGCGGCGCAGCGCCAGCTCCGCGAGGGCGGTGCCCAGCGGACCGGCCACATGGTGGCGGCGCTCCGTCCAATCTACACACTTGCGCGCGGGTGTCTGACCTGAGCGGCTCTTCAGCTCGATCCCGAGGGGCCGCAGGGCCTGCGTGCCCTCGGGGGTTAGCCGATAATCGCCGTCGCCGTCCGCGAGCCACCCTTGGGCGACCAGCGCATCGGCGAGGGCCACACCCAGCTTGCCGGCCAGGTGGCTGTAGCACGTGCGCGCCTCCCTCACCCGAGTGGCGACAGGATCTGTCCCGTTGGCGTCGGCGTGGCGCTGCAGCGGCGGGGCGACGACGGCCAGCGCTTCGACCGCATGCCCGACCTCCGGCCCGGCCAGCCGATAGTAGCGCCACCGGCCCTGCTGCTCGACGCGCAGGATGCGGCCGGCGACGAGCTTCGCGAGGTGGTTGCTGGCGGTCTGAGCCGAGACGCCGGCGCGGGCGGCGAGCTCTCCGGCCGGCCGGGCCTCGCCGCCGGCCAGCGCCATGCACATGGCCGCGCGGGAGGCGTCGCTGAGCAGATCGGCCACGAACGCGATGTCGGGTTCCATCATGGTGGCTCCTCCCATCTGATCGGCGCCAGCTTAGCGCCGAGTCGGCCCGGATGTTTCACCGCGCGTCGAACCCAAAATACGTGCCCGGGAACCCCAAATGCTCGTCCGGTGGTGTAGAGTGGCGGGCCACGGAGGCGCCGGCATGAACGACAACGCCTACAGGATGCGCGCCGAGCGGGGCGAGGAGCAGATCGGGACCTGGGTGACCATGATCCGGACCCCCGCCGTCCTCACGCTGCTCAAGTCGGCCGGCCTCGACTTCGCCCGGGTCGACATGGAGCACTCCCCGTTCTCGATGGAGACCGTCGCCGACATGGCGACGCTGGCCCGCGCGCTGGATTTCCCCCTCGTGGTGCGTCCGCCCGAAGGCAATCGGGAGTGGATCACCCGGCTCCTGGACGCCGGGGTGTGGAATCTCCATGTGCCCCAGGTCGACACGCCGGAGCAGGCCGTGGTGGTGGCGGCGTGCTGCCGCTATGCGCCTCTGGGCGAGCGGGGCATGTACGGCTTCGGCCCGCACACCGAGTACCGGCCGCTGACGCCGAACGAGCACATGGCCGCCGCCAACGCGCGAGTCCACGTGACGATCATGCTGGAGAGCAAGCGCGCCTTCGAGCGGCTGGACGAGATCGCGTCGGTCCCCGGCATCGACGCCCTCACCCTGGGGCCGACCGATCTGGCCCAGGACCTGGGCGTGCTGGGCACTCCTGCTCAGCGCCAGGTGCTCGACGAGCATCGCCGGAGACTCGTAGAGGCCGCGCGCAAGCACGGCAAGGCCGTGGCGATGCTGACCGACAGCGTGGACGGCGTGCGCCAGATGATCGCGCTCGGGGCGACGATCATCAACTATTCGTCGGACGCCGCGGTGCTGCGGTCCAGCTACAGCGCGGTCGTCGCCGAGCTACGCCGTGAGCCTTCGGTCAAAGGTCGAGCGGCTTCTTGACGGTCGCTGATACCGTGGACTACTCTCGCTACGCTCGACCTGGTGGCTTCCTGCCGGGCGACCAGAGGACGGCATGATCACCGATGTCGCGTCCTACCTTCGGTTCTTCGATAGCGTCACTCGACGAACCGCTCGTGACGTGGCGGCCCTGCCCCCGGAGGCAGCGGCGTGGCGTCCGCCGGCGGTCAGCGGAGAGGCGGGGTGGTCCATCGGCCAGATCGTCGGACACATCGGCATCGCCCGCCTGTACTTCGGCAGCGCCTATCGCCAGGAGGGCTGGATCGCCCCCGCCGCCGAACTGGAGCCTGACGATCAGCGGACCTGGCTTTCCTGGCTCGAGACCTCGGCGACCCGCTTCGTCGGGCTGCTGAAAGACACTCCCGACGCCTGGCTGAGCCGGCGCGTCGAGATGATCGACACCCCGGGCTCGACCCTGTCCGGCTGGCGCATCCTCATGATGCTGGTCGAGCACGAGGTCCACCATCGCTCGCAGATCGACGCCTACGCCGGGCTCCAGGGTTGGCCAGTGCCCGATATCTTCAACCGTTCCGCCGAAGACATCGCCGCGCTCCGGGCCGAGCAGCTCTCCCGGCACCGAGGCTGAGTGATGGCGCGGACCACCAAGGCCGAGCTCGGCCTGGAGCTCGAGGCGTTGCGCAACGCGCTCGACCAGGAGCGAGCACAGCGGGCGAGGCTCGAGAAGGGTCTGACCGAGGCGCAGGAGCAGCAGGCGGCGACCGGCGAGATCCTGCGCATCATCAGTAGCGCCCCCAGGGACATTCAGCCGGTGCTGGACGCGATCGCGGACAGTGCGGCACGGCTCTGTGAGGCCAGTGACGCGGAGATCTATCGCGTCGATGGCCAGGTCTACCGGCGGGTGGCACATCGTGGGCCGGTACCCATCGCGGGGCCCGTGGGCGAGACCTATCCGCTGACTCGCGGTAGACCGTCCTCACGCGCGGTCGTCGACCGACGGACGATCCACGTCCACGATCAGGCGGCAGAAATCGACACCGAGTTTCCCGATCTCAAGGCCTGGCCCGCGGTGGCGGGCGTCCGGACCATCCTGGCCACTCCCCTGCTGCGTGACGGCGCGCCGCTGGGGGTGATCGTGATTCGGCGCACGGAGGTCAGGCCTTTCTCGGATAAACACATCGCGCTCCTCCAGACCTTCGCCGACCAGGCCGCGATCGCCATCGAGAACACGCGGCTGTTCACGGAGCTGCAGGCGCGCAACCGCGATCTCACCGATGCCCTCGATCGTCAGACCGCCACCGCAGACATTCTGCGGACAATCAGCCAGGCTCAGGCGGATGTCCAGCCGGTCTTCGAAGCCATCGCCGACAGCGCGATGCGGCTGTTCGGCGCCTGGTCGGCGGTCGTGTTCCGTCACGAGGGCGGACTCGTCCGTGCGGCCGCCGCGCGCGGCGGGCTGCCCGGTAGTAGCGAGGTCTTCCTGAAGCAGCTCGGCAGACCGCACCGCCCGACTGATGCGTATCCGGCGGGTCGGGCCGTCATGACCCGGACCGTGCAGCACGTGGCGGACGCCGAGAACGATCCCGCCTGGGGCCCGCGGCTGCGCGATGATGCCCGGCTCCGTGGCTTCCGTTCCATCGTCGCGGTTCCGATGCTCCGAGGAGAAGAATCCGTCGGCGTCATCGCGGTGACCAGGCGCGAGGTCGGGGGCTTCTCCCCCGCCGAGATCGCGCTGCTCCAGACCTTCGCCGATCAGGCGGTGATCGCCGTCGAGAACGCGCGGCTGCTCAGCGAGCTGCAAGCGAAGAACGCCGACCTCACCGCGGCCCTGGAGCAGCAGACGGCCACCAGCGAGATCCTGCGGGTCATCTCGCGGTCGCCGACGGACGTCCAGCCCGTGTTCGAGGCGATCGTCGCGAATGCCGCTCGCCTGTGCGACGCCGATCTCAGCTCGGCGGCCCGCTACGACGGTGGGTTGCTCCATCTGATGGCGACCAGCCACATGTCCGCGGAAGAGATCCAGGCGTATCACAGCCTGTTTCCGCGACCGCCCCTGCGCAACTTCATCATGGGACGGGCCGTGCTCGAAGGCCAGGCGGTGCATGTCGAGGACATCGAGGCCGATCCCGAGTACGACGCCCGGACCCGTCAGGTGCTCCAGCGGGCGGGGGCCTATCGGACGTTTTTGGCCGTCCCCATTCTGCGTGATGGCCAGCCGATCGGTGTGATCGGATGCACGCGGCGAGCAGTGAAGCCCTTCACCGCCACGCAGATCCAGCTCGTGAAGACGTTCGCCGACCAGGCGGTGATCGCCGTCGAGAACGCGCGCCTGTTCAAAGAGCTGGAGGCCCGCAACAGCGAGCTGCGGGTGGCCCTGGAGCAGCAGACGGCCACTAGCGAGTTGCTCAAGGTTATCGGACGCTCGACCTTCGACCTCGAGCCCGTATTCGAGACGCTGGCCGAGAACGCCGTGCGTTTGTGTGCGGCCGAACGCGGGTTCGTCTACCGCTTCGACGGTCAGGTGCTGCGACTGGTCGTTGCCCACAATGCCTCCACCGAGTTTATCGCGTTCATCGAGCGGAATCCGTTCGGCCCCGGTCCCGAAAGCTGCGCCGGGCGTGCCGCCCTCGAGCGGCGCACGATACACATCCATGACGTCCGTACCGACCCCGAATACACCTATGGGTCCACCTCGGTAGATCCCTACCGGACGATCCTCGGGGTCCCCATGCTCAGGATGGATGAACTGCTCGGCGTCATCATCGTGTACCGGCATGAAGTCCGGCCGTTCACCGATGATCAGATCGCCCTGGTGGAGACCTTCGCCGACCAGGCCGCCATCGCCATCGAGAACGCGCGGCTCCTCAGCGAGCTGCAGGCCAGGAACGCCGACCTCACCGACGCCCTGGAGCAGCAGACGGCGACCGCGGAGATTCTGCGAGTCACCTCGAGCTCGCCGACGGATGTCCAGCCGGTCTTCGATACGATCGCGCAGAACGCCCGCCGCCTGTGCGAGGCGGGTAGCTCGCAGGTCGTCATCTATGACGGCGAGTTGATGCACCTGCAGGCGCTCGACAACACCGACCCTGAACGGACGGAGGCGCTGAGGAGCGTGTTCCCCATGAGGCCTCACAGGGGGTCGGCCGCCGGCCGGGCGATCCTGAGCGGGCGGCCCGTCCACGTCCCGGATCTCCGCGAGGACCGGGAGTACGACATCCGGGCGGTCGTGAGCGCGGGGCTCGCCAGCGTTCTGTCAGTACCCATGCTCCGCGATGGTGTACCGATCGGCAGCATCAACGTCCATATCTGGGGGACGCCCCGGCCGTTCTCCGACAGGCAAGTCGCCCTCCTGCAGACCTTCGCCGACCAGGCGGTCATCGCCATCCAGAACGTGCGCTTGTTCAGGGAGCTTGAGGCTCGGAACAGCGAGCTGCGAGTGGCTCTCGAGCAACAGACGGCGACCAGCGAGCTGCTCAAGGTGATCGGGCGCTCCACCTTCGACCTCCAACCGGTCTTCGACACGCTGGCCGAGAACGCCGTCACTCTGTGCGAGGCCGAGCGCGCGTTCATCTGGCAGTTCGATGGCCAGCTTCTGCAACTGGCCGTCGCCTACAACGCCTCGCCCGAGCTCCGAGCCTTCGTCGAGCAGCATCCCATGGCCCCCGGCCGCGGGAGCACGGCAGCGCGCGCCGCCCTCGAGCGGCGCACGATACACGTCCACGATCTCCTGGCCGACCCGGAGTACACCTACGGGGCGACCCAGGTGGATCCCATCCGGACCGTGCTGGGCCTCCCGATGCTCCGGGCGAACGAGCTGCTGGGCGTGATCATCATCTACCGGCACGAGGTTCGGCCGTTCACCGACAGCCAGATCGCCCTGATGGAGACGTTCGCCGACCAGGCCGCCATCGCCATCGAGAACGCGCGGCTGCTCAGTGAGCTGCAGACCAAGAACGCCAACCTCACCGAGGCCCTGGAGCAGCAGACGGCCACCGCCGAGATCCTGAGGGTCATCAGCACCTCGCCGACGGATATCCAGCCCGTCCTGGACACGGTGGTCAGGAGCGCCGCCCGCTTCTGCGGCTCCAAGGATGCCGAGATCTTCTACCGGGAGGGGGACAGCCTGAGGATCGCCGCGCACTACGGACCGATTCCGAGCCCGGCAGGCCGCCTGGTCCCGATCAACCGAGGGACCGTCGGGGGAACCGCCGTGCTCGAACGGCGGGTCGTTCACGTGCCCGATCTTCAGACCGATTCGGAGAGATTCCCCGTGGGTAGCGCCTTCGCTCGTGAGTTCGGCTATCGGACCACGCTGGTCGTGCCGCTGCTGCGGGAAGGGACGGCGGTGGGCACCATCAATCTCCGACGCGACGAGGTGAACCCGTTCACGGACAAGCAGATCGCGCTGCTGCAGACCTTCGCCGATCAGGCCGTCATCGCGATCGGGAACGTCCGCCTGTTCAAGGAGCTGGAGGAGCGCAACAGCGAGCTGCGGGTTTCGCTCGAGCAGCAGACGGCGACCAGCGAGCTGCTCAAGCTGATCGGGCGGTCCACCTTCGATCTGCAACCGGTCTTCGAGACGCTGGGCGAGAACGCGGTCCGGCTGTGCGAGGCCGAACGCGCCTTGATCTTCCGCTTCGACGGCCAGGTACTGCGAGTCGTGGCCGCCCACAACGTCTCCCCCGAGCTCAGAGCCTTCGTCGAGCAACACCCTATTTCGCCGGGGCGTCACAGCGGCGCCGCCCGGGCCGCTCTCGAGCGGCGCACCATCCACATCCGCGATGCACGGGACGACCCCGAATACACCTTTGGGGTGGCGCAGATCGAACCCACGCGGACGGTGCTGGCGATCCCGATGCTCCGGGCCGATGAGCTGTTGGGTGTCATCCTCATCTACCGGCACGAGGCCCGGCCGTTCACCGACAATCAGATCGCCCTCATGGAGACGTTCGCCGACCAGGCGGCCATCGCCATCGAGAACCAGCGGTTGCTGAGCGAGCTGCAGACCAAGAACGCCGATCTCTCCGAGGCGCTCGAGCAGCAAACCGCGACCAGCGAGATTCTCCGCGTCATCAGTCGCTCGCCGACGGACGTGCAACCGGTCTTCGACGCGATCGTGCAGAGCGCGACGAGGCTGTGCGACGCCGCCTTCGGGGCCGCGTTCCGGTTCGACGGTCAGCAGCTTACATTCGCGGCTCATCACAACGCGACTCCGGCCGAGCTGGAGATCTTGCGTCGCGTCTATCCGCAGCCGGCGACGCGCGGCAGGGCGACCGGACGTGCCATCGTCGATCGCCGGATCGTCCATATTCAGGACATCCGAGAGGACTCTGAGTACAGCAGCCCGGTGCGCCAGGAGACGGGGTGGCGCACGGTGCTGGCGGTTCCCATGCTGCGCGATGGCGAACCGATCGGCGCCCTGGGACTGTGGCGGCGCGAGGTCAGACCTTTCACCGACAAGCAGATCGATCTGGTATCGACGTTTGCCGACCAGGCGGTGATCGCCGTCGAGAACGTCCGCCTGTTCACGGAACTGGAGGCGCGCAACAGCGAGCTGCGGGTGGCGCTCGAGCAGCAAACGGCCACCAGCGAGCTGCTCAAGGTGATCGGGCGGTCCACCTTCGATCTCCAGCCGGTGTTCGAGACGCTGGCCGAGAACGCCGTCCGGCTGTGCGAGGCTAAGCGGGCGTTCGTGTTCCGCTTCGACGGTCAGGTGCTGCGGGTCGTCGCCACGTACAATGTCTCGGCCGATCGCAGAGCCTTCGCCGAGAGCCATCCCATTGCTCCGGGGCGCGATAGCGCCGGAGGCCGGGCCTGCCTGGAGCGGCGCGCAGTCCACATTCACGACGTCCAGAGCGATCCGGACTATGCCTACCGGATCGGGCAGGCCGACCCGACCGCGACCCGGACCGTGCTCGCCGTCCCGATGCTCAGGGCGGATGAGCTGCTGGGCGTGATCACCATCTACCGGTTCGAGGTCCGGCCGTTCAGCGACAAC comes from Candidatus Methylomirabilota bacterium and encodes:
- a CDS encoding aldolase/citrate lyase family protein, with amino-acid sequence MNDNAYRMRAERGEEQIGTWVTMIRTPAVLTLLKSAGLDFARVDMEHSPFSMETVADMATLARALDFPLVVRPPEGNREWITRLLDAGVWNLHVPQVDTPEQAVVVAACCRYAPLGERGMYGFGPHTEYRPLTPNEHMAAANARVHVTIMLESKRAFERLDEIASVPGIDALTLGPTDLAQDLGVLGTPAQRQVLDEHRRRLVEAARKHGKAVAMLTDSVDGVRQMIALGATIINYSSDAAVLRSSYSAVVAELRREPSVKGRAAS
- a CDS encoding DinB family protein is translated as MITDVASYLRFFDSVTRRTARDVAALPPEAAAWRPPAVSGEAGWSIGQIVGHIGIARLYFGSAYRQEGWIAPAAELEPDDQRTWLSWLETSATRFVGLLKDTPDAWLSRRVEMIDTPGSTLSGWRILMMLVEHEVHHRSQIDAYAGLQGWPVPDIFNRSAEDIAALRAEQLSRHRG
- a CDS encoding GAF domain-containing protein encodes the protein MARTTKAELGLELEALRNALDQERAQRARLEKGLTEAQEQQAATGEILRIISSAPRDIQPVLDAIADSAARLCEASDAEIYRVDGQVYRRVAHRGPVPIAGPVGETYPLTRGRPSSRAVVDRRTIHVHDQAAEIDTEFPDLKAWPAVAGVRTILATPLLRDGAPLGVIVIRRTEVRPFSDKHIALLQTFADQAAIAIENTRLFTELQARNRDLTDALDRQTATADILRTISQAQADVQPVFEAIADSAMRLFGAWSAVVFRHEGGLVRAAAARGGLPGSSEVFLKQLGRPHRPTDAYPAGRAVMTRTVQHVADAENDPAWGPRLRDDARLRGFRSIVAVPMLRGEESVGVIAVTRREVGGFSPAEIALLQTFADQAVIAVENARLLSELQAKNADLTAALEQQTATSEILRVISRSPTDVQPVFEAIVANAARLCDADLSSAARYDGGLLHLMATSHMSAEEIQAYHSLFPRPPLRNFIMGRAVLEGQAVHVEDIEADPEYDARTRQVLQRAGAYRTFLAVPILRDGQPIGVIGCTRRAVKPFTATQIQLVKTFADQAVIAVENARLFKELEARNSELRVALEQQTATSELLKVIGRSTFDLEPVFETLAENAVRLCAAERGFVYRFDGQVLRLVVAHNASTEFIAFIERNPFGPGPESCAGRAALERRTIHIHDVRTDPEYTYGSTSVDPYRTILGVPMLRMDELLGVIIVYRHEVRPFTDDQIALVETFADQAAIAIENARLLSELQARNADLTDALEQQTATAEILRVTSSSPTDVQPVFDTIAQNARRLCEAGSSQVVIYDGELMHLQALDNTDPERTEALRSVFPMRPHRGSAAGRAILSGRPVHVPDLREDREYDIRAVVSAGLASVLSVPMLRDGVPIGSINVHIWGTPRPFSDRQVALLQTFADQAVIAIQNVRLFRELEARNSELRVALEQQTATSELLKVIGRSTFDLQPVFDTLAENAVTLCEAERAFIWQFDGQLLQLAVAYNASPELRAFVEQHPMAPGRGSTAARAALERRTIHVHDLLADPEYTYGATQVDPIRTVLGLPMLRANELLGVIIIYRHEVRPFTDSQIALMETFADQAAIAIENARLLSELQTKNANLTEALEQQTATAEILRVISTSPTDIQPVLDTVVRSAARFCGSKDAEIFYREGDSLRIAAHYGPIPSPAGRLVPINRGTVGGTAVLERRVVHVPDLQTDSERFPVGSAFAREFGYRTTLVVPLLREGTAVGTINLRRDEVNPFTDKQIALLQTFADQAVIAIGNVRLFKELEERNSELRVSLEQQTATSELLKLIGRSTFDLQPVFETLGENAVRLCEAERALIFRFDGQVLRVVAAHNVSPELRAFVEQHPISPGRHSGAARAALERRTIHIRDARDDPEYTFGVAQIEPTRTVLAIPMLRADELLGVILIYRHEARPFTDNQIALMETFADQAAIAIENQRLLSELQTKNADLSEALEQQTATSEILRVISRSPTDVQPVFDAIVQSATRLCDAAFGAAFRFDGQQLTFAAHHNATPAELEILRRVYPQPATRGRATGRAIVDRRIVHIQDIREDSEYSSPVRQETGWRTVLAVPMLRDGEPIGALGLWRREVRPFTDKQIDLVSTFADQAVIAVENVRLFTELEARNSELRVALEQQTATSELLKVIGRSTFDLQPVFETLAENAVRLCEAKRAFVFRFDGQVLRVVATYNVSADRRAFAESHPIAPGRDSAGGRACLERRAVHIHDVQSDPDYAYRIGQADPTATRTVLAVPMLRADELLGVITIYRFEVRPFSDNQIALLETFADQAAIAIENARLLTELQARTTQLTRSVQELQALGEVSQALSSTLDLDAVLDTIVSRANQLLAGTDACSVYEYDERTEEFQLRATNNLDEQVVTVARRTTVRRGEGVLGRMAGTREPVQIPDIAQTGAYHGPLRDVLLRTGTRALLAIPLLREDHLVGGLTVNKKTPGEFSPEVIDLLKTFAAQSAVAIQNARLFREIEDKSRQLEVADRHKSEFLANMSHELRTPLNAIIGYSEMLQEDAADLGAEQFTDDLGKINAAGKHLLELINAVLDLSKIEAGKMELYLETFDVAALVRDIAAVIQPLAAKNANRLEVACPDGIGTMRADLTKVRQALFNLLSNACKFTERGAVALAVERERLDGQDWMVFSVADTGIGMTPEQLTRLFEAFSQADAATTRRFGGTGLGLALSRRLCRMMGGDVTVKSEAGRGSTFTIRLPAHVAEAVEEPTAPATARALVGIGTVLVIDDEAAVRDLMQRFLSKQGFRVVTASGGEEGLRRARELRPDAITLDVMMPGMDGWAVLSALKADAEVADIPVIMLTIVDDRNLGYALGAADYLTKPIDRERLVAVLKKYRRDLPVLVVDDDAVLRQLLRRMLEPEGFTVVEAENGRVALERLREVSPSVVLLDLMMPEMDGFEFAAEFRRHEAWRAVPIVVITARDLSREDHERLNGYVQKILQKGAHGRDQLLAEVRELVASSVARRRPTA
- a CDS encoding metalloregulator ArsR/SmtB family transcription factor, whose product is MMEPDIAFVADLLSDASRAAMCMALAGGEARPAGELAARAGVSAQTASNHLAKLVAGRILRVEQQGRWRYYRLAGPEVGHAVEALAVVAPPLQRHADANGTDPVATRVREARTCYSHLAGKLGVALADALVAQGWLADGDGDYRLTPEGTQALRPLGIELKSRSGQTPARKCVDWTERRHHVAGPLGTALAELALRRGWVRRLRGTRALLVTPAGRLQLARVFKVRI